In Gossypium arboreum isolate Shixiya-1 chromosome 6, ASM2569848v2, whole genome shotgun sequence, the following are encoded in one genomic region:
- the LOC108485465 gene encoding UPF0057 membrane protein At2g24040-like, producing MPSKCEICCELLIAILLPPLGVCLRHGCCSVEFCICLLLTILGYIPGIIYALYAIVFVDRDEYFDEYRQPLYYSSA from the exons ATGCCTTCAAAGTGCGAAATTTGTTGTGAGCTCCTCATCGCCATTTTGCTTCCTCCTTTGGGTGTTTGCTTAAGGCACGGTTGTTGCAGC GTTGAGTTCTGCATCTGTCTGCTGTTAACGATTCTGGGTTACATCCCTGGGATAATCTATGCCCTTTACGCCATTGTTTTTGTGGATCGAGACGAGTACTTTGACGAGTACAGGCAACCACTTTATTATTCAAGTGCCTAG
- the LOC108484772 gene encoding uncharacterized protein LOC108484772 — translation MAQLTQTLRGPKIRSIAPFHLKPLQPPYPKWYDANARCEYHAGISGHSIENCTGFKKAVERLIKNGILKFESTSNTETPLPNHDNQGVNAIVEARGKRGKENVAEVRMLLKVIWKEMVKRGIITSEKEGNEMRNYCELHGKEGHETQNREEFKALVQGFIDNKELQIFEDSSYKREINALEGEQQGISRPKIIISLPGNKEVEAPKVPKVIIHKPNPFPYKDDKRVPWNYDCSITVPKGESIASASRGTQNEGSYTRSGKRYDEGGIRMEPTKTKDVEIEKEKATEIPIKELVKEEEAKEFLKFLKHSEYSAVEQLRKQPARISVLALLLSSEVHRDALLKVLNETYVTHDISINKLDRLVNNISADNFIYFNDDEIPPGGIRSTKALHITTRCKGYTLPSVLVDNGSTLNVLPLSTLNQLPIDSSHMKACHNVVKAFDGTKRKVMGRIDIPLEIGPNTYEVNFLVIDIKSSYNCLWGRPWIYSVGAVPSSLHQKLKLVTNGRLITINAEEDIIVAVTSKAPYVEANEEAIECSFSSLEIVNATFISEGSEVLSGGLLIEESRQVNAVHNEGSEQGNLEGIRPYKPGSSLNNWTAEDLPIVFRNFSE, via the coding sequence ATGGCCCAGTTGACCCAAACTCTCAGAGGCCCAAAAATTAGAAGCATAGCCCCTTTCCACTTGAAACCATTACAGCCTccatatcctaaatggtatgatgcaaatgctaggTGTGAGTATCATGCTGGAATATCGGGGCACTCAATTGAGAATTGTACTGGATTCAAGAAAGCCGTAGAGAGGTTGATCAAGAATggaattttgaaatttgagagtACTTCAAATACTGAGACCCCTTTGCCGAACCATgacaatcaaggagtgaatgccattgttGAAGCTCGTGGAAAAAGGGGGAAGGAAAATGTTGCTGAAGTAAGGATGCTTTTAAAAGTAATATGGAAAGAGATGGTAAAGAGAGGGATAATAACCTCTGAGAAAGAAGGAAACGAAATGAGGAACTACTGCGAGTTGCATGGGAAGGAGGGTCATGAGACCCAAAATCGTGAAGAATTTAAAGCCTTGGTGCAAGGTTTCATTGACAATAAAGAGCTACAGATTTTTGAAGATAGTTCTTATAAACGAGAAATAAATGCGTTAGAAGGAGAACAACAAGGAATCAGTCGGCCAAAGATCATTATCTCCCTACCAGGAAATAAGGAAGTAGAGGCACCAAAAGTGCCCAAGGTCATCATCCATAAGCCCAATCCTTTTCCTTACAAGGATGACAAGAGGGTGCCTTGGAACTACGACTGCAGTATAACGGTACCAAAGGGAGAGAGTATAGCTAGCGCGTCTAGGGGCACTCAAAATGAAGGTTCCTATACAAGAAGTGGGAAACGTTATGATGAGGGGGGTATCAGAATGGAGCCCACAAAGACGAAAGATGTTGAGATTGAGAAGGAAAAAGCAACCGAAATACCCATCAAAGAGTTAGTTAaggaggaggaggctaaggagtttctaaagTTCTTGAAACATAGTGAATATAGCGCGGTCGAGCAGCTACGTAAGCAACCAGCACGTATATCAGTGTTAGCCCTACTCTTGAGTTCTGAAGTGCATAGGGATGCATTGCTAAAGGTGCTTaatgaaacatatgtcacccatgacatatcaATTAACAAGCTAGACCGATTGGTAAACAACATCAGTGCtgataatttcatctacttcaatgatgatgaaattccacctgggggcataaGGTCAACAAAAGCCCTGCATATTACTACTCGGTGTAAAGGATACACATTACCAAGCGTACTCGTCGATAATGGGTCTACTTTGAATGTCCTTCCCTTATCCACATTGAATCaattacccattgacagttcgcatatgaaGGCATGTCACAATGTGGTGAAAGCCTTCGATGGAACTAAAAGGAAAGTAatgggacgaattgacatccctcTGGAGATTGGACCAAATACGTATGAAGTCAACTTCCTGGTAATAGATATCAAGTCCTCCTATAATTGTTTGTGGGGGAGACCATGGATATACTCGGTAGGAGCGGTGCCTtcttcattgcaccaaaaattgaagttagtaaCAAATGGACGCTTGATAACCATCAATGCAGAGGAGGACATCATAGTAGCAGTCACCAGTAAAGCTCCTTATGTGGAGGCAAATGAGGAGGCTATCGAGTGTTCTTTTAGCTCCTTGGAAATTGTTAATGCTACCTTCATTTCGGAGGGAAGTGAGGTGCTG